In the genome of Taurinivorans muris, one region contains:
- a CDS encoding DNA-methyltransferase, whose translation MAILNLCFGDNMSFLPELASGSIDLIYIDPPFNTGRTQERTQIKTIASTEGDRVGYKGKRYKTIKLGTLGYVDIFDDYIGFLEPRLVEAERILSDNGSILFHIDYREAHYCKLLLDYIFGRDSFMNEIIWAYDYGARSKKRWSAKHDSIFWYAKNPKKYIYHYDAIDRIPYLAPSLVGKEKAARGKTPTDVWWQTIVSPNSKEKTGYATQKPLKIMRRIINVHSNEDSVVMDFFAGSGSFGKAALELGRDCYLIDKNPAAIDVMKKRFAGEEIVFREHAQIVK comes from the coding sequence ATGGCGATATTAAATCTTTGTTTTGGCGATAATATGAGTTTTTTGCCTGAACTCGCGTCCGGTTCAATCGATTTGATTTATATTGACCCGCCTTTCAATACGGGAAGAACGCAAGAGCGTACGCAAATAAAAACCATTGCCAGCACCGAAGGGGACAGGGTCGGTTACAAAGGGAAACGGTATAAGACGATAAAGCTCGGCACGCTCGGCTATGTTGATATTTTTGATGATTATATCGGTTTTTTGGAGCCCCGTTTAGTTGAGGCGGAACGTATTTTGTCCGACAACGGCAGTATTTTATTCCATATCGATTATCGTGAAGCCCATTATTGCAAACTGCTTTTGGATTATATTTTCGGGCGTGATTCGTTCATGAATGAAATCATCTGGGCGTACGATTACGGGGCGAGAAGCAAAAAACGCTGGTCAGCCAAGCATGACAGTATTTTTTGGTATGCAAAAAATCCGAAAAAATATATTTATCATTATGATGCCATTGACAGGATACCCTATTTGGCTCCCTCCCTTGTGGGCAAAGAAAAGGCGGCACGGGGAAAAACGCCCACCGACGTTTGGTGGCAGACTATCGTAAGTCCTAACAGTAAAGAAAAAACCGGCTATGCGACGCAAAAACCTTTAAAAATCATGCGGCGCATTATCAATGTTCACAGCAACGAAGATTCTGTCGTCATGGATTTTTTTGCCGGCAGCGGGTCTTTTGGAAAAGCCGCTTTGGAGCTTGGGCGGGATTGTTATTTGATTGACAAAAACCCTGCCGCCATTGATGTTATGAAAAAACGTTTCGCCGGTGAGGAAATTGTTTTTCGGGAACATGCGCAAATAGTCAAATGA